The DNA region GAGTATTTCGTGGCCCACCCGCCCGTCTCCTCGCTAGCTGCATGCCGCCACCGCTATTTATACCGCCGTCCCCGCTTCGTTGCGGAGAAAAATAAATCGATCGAAGCGAGACCCCCTAAACCCCAAAACCCTCTTACGTTCCGGCGGCATGGATCAGGATGAGACGCCGATCGCGCTGGAGGACGGGTGGCGGGACATGGAGGCCGGCATCGCCAGGCTCAAGCGCATCCTCCACGGCGTCGACGGCACCAGCTTCACCTCCCAGGAGTACATCAACCTCTACACGTACGTACGCTCGCTCGCACGCGCGGCGGCTCGCCCTTTCCATCTAGGGCCATATACTTCTTCTCCGGCGTGCTTTTTTCCTGCACCCGAAAACTCCAATCTGCCTGACCTAATTCTTCGCTGTGGCAGAATGATTTTCAACATGTGCACGCAGAAGCCGCCGTACGACTACTCGGAGCAGCTCTACAAGCGCTACAAGCAGGCCCTCGAAGAGTACATCAAATCCACCGTACGTCCGTTTCTTAGTTGGTCGAGTTAATTAGATTGCTTCTTTTAATTGTGATCTTAATTTGTTGTAAGATTGCTCTTAACGCCAGTCGCCCGCCTCTATAAAGTTGCGCATGCCGTACCCCTCAGATTGTAGGCGTTGCTTAATTTCTTTTCTGGCCATGTTATAGGTCTTGCCCTCGTTGACGAGCAAGCACGGAGAGTTTCTGCTGAGGGAATTGGTGGAGAGGTGGAAGAACCACAAGGTGATGGTCAGGTGGTTGACCAGGTTCTTCCACTACCTCGACCGCTACTATGTTTCGCGCAAGTTGCTTCTGCCGCTCAAAGAGCTCGGCTTGAGCTGCTTCCATGATCTAGTAAGTCTCTGCGTTCCTGGACGATACTTTTCACCGGAGCCTCCGCTCATGAGCAATTTGTTATTTTTCCTGTGCAAGGTTTGAACATGTAGTAATTGGTTGTGTTGCCCTTTATAGGTTTTCGGCGGGCTGAAAACAACATTGACGACGATTGTTATCGACATGGTAAGCCTTGCCCAATGCTGCTTTTTGCCCCCTTCTTCTGGCACATTTTTTTTACAAAGATGATGAGTTACAGCATTAATTCGTGCTCCTGCGGTTGTCTTTAACAGGTTGATAATGAGAGGGAAGGCCAGCTTATAGACCGTGCTCTTCTGAAGGATGTTGTTGGTATCTATCTCGAAATTGGACAGGGAAGTGTGAGTCTCTATGAGCTTGATTTCGAAAAAGCTTTTTGCAAGGGTACCACAGATTACTATTCTAAAAAGGCACAAACCTGGATGCTGGAGGATTCCTGCCCTCAGTACATGCTCAAGGTTAGGTTTCTGTGTTATGACTGAAATTATATCAAGTTAAATCAAATGTAAGGATACCTTCTGACTGGTACTCTCTGCTTATATAGGTGGAGGACAGCTTACAGAAAGAGAAAGAGCGAGTAGGCCATTACTTGCATGCTTCAACTGAAGAGAAGTTGCTAGAGGTTTTTAATCagttatttattttggtgtttcTATAATAAGCTTTCTGTTATTCTCCGTGTTAAGCTTTTTCACGCAACGGAAATTTAACCTTAATGTTTACAGGTTACTATATTGGAACTCATAAGTTGGCGCGCAGAAGAAATTTTGTATAAGGAAAATTCTGGATGCAGAGTGTTGCTTTTAGATGGAAAGGTTTGATGTTTCTAATTTATGCCTTGCATATTTAACATTTGGATTGTGGATTTACTAAATATTTAGGCTGTTTTATTTTACTGTAGTCTGAGGATCTATCAAGAATGTACAGGCTCTTTTCCAAGATAGACGCTGGGCTGTTTCATGTATCGAAAATATTTAAGGAGGTATATATATAGTGACAACCTCATGTTAGGCTTTAATGCGTTGCACCTTTTACGATAGTAAGATCTAATCAAGATGCTTACTTCTATGCAGCATGTCAAGGAAGAGGGCATGTCCTTGTTGAAACATGCAGCAGATGCTGCCAACGGCACAAAGGTGGGTAATCCATGTCTTCTCCCTCTGTTCTACAAAGGTGGATCAATGTTGGCATCATCATATTAAAATCTCGAATTCCTTTAGTAATTCTCAATTGATTGTCATTTTTCACTCTGTTATAAACCAGTTTCGTGGGAGTACATGTATAATAAATGTGCTGATTAGTTGACATATCCCTTGATTAAATTTTACAGGAATTTTTGAGAGACTCTTATTAAATGCTAGATTTGTGTTGAATTATTCCTTCTTGAATGATTATTATATGCTTAAATGTCATTGCATATAATAAATCTTCATAATGTGGTGAGTTTATTTTATTCCAAGGTTGCTGGACATAGCCTTCtagtttttcttctttttttcaaaCTTGATATTTTTAAATTTTAAATTGTTAATCGTCCACAGGTGGTCTTTAGAACCATTCTAGTCAACACTTTATTATGCACAACAATTTTCTTATTCTGACTATTCTTGCAATGTCAATATGTTCAGAATGAGAAGAAGGAAGCTGTGGGTTCGCCGGAGCAGGTCTGTGTCACTTTAGCATACCTTTGATTGGCACCACCATATATTTTTTTTCTCCTTTTCTCATGGTTTATTGCTCTGTTTAGGAATTTGTGCGGAAAGCGATTGAGCTCCACGACAAACAGCTAGCATATGTCACCAACTGTTTCCAAGACAACTCAGCATTTCATAAGGTTCGCACGTCAATTATTTCCATCATTATACTTTGCCGTATCTCAGTTTCATTGTCTGGCGAAACCTGAGCCCGTTCTGTTTGCCTTCTCTATCTCTGTCCTTAATTAGGCTCTTAAGGCGGCCTTCGAAGACTTCTGCAACAAAGATGTTGCTGGTTGTACTAGTGCTGAGTCGCTTGCATCATTCTGTGATAGCATCTTGCGGAAAGGTGGAAGCGAAAAGCTAAGCGACGAAGTTGTAGAAGAGACCCTTGATAAGGTGCACACAGTAACTGTGATTCTTTTTCCCACGAGCTTACAATACTATGTTTTTCTTAATGCCGAGACTTATTTTTCTCCAGGTTGTGACCATTCTCACATACATCAGCGATAAGGATCTCTTTGTTGAGTTTCACAGGTTTGTGTTTTTCTGTTAGCTGGAATGTTACAGTGACACACGCACCTTTACCTAAATAAGAACCAATATGATTTTGAAGAAGATTGAAACTGATCCTGAAAAATGTGTTGCAGGAAGAAGCTTGGAAAGAGATTGCTCTTTGATAAGAGTGCCAATAATGAACACGAGCGAAGCCTCCTTTCCAAGCTCAAGCAGTACTTTGGGGGACAATTTACTTTGAAAATGGAGAACATGATCAATGACGTGACAACAGCAAGAGACCATCAGACAAAGTTTGAAGACTACATGAGCAAAAAATCATCAGATCATCGGGTAGACTTCAGTGTTACTGTTCTGCAGACAGGAAGCTGGCCAAGTTACAAAACCTCAAACATAAATCTTCCTTCCGAGATGGTATATCTATTTACTCCTTCCTTGATCACATATACGTACCCTGATTGGCTTAGCCCCCTATTTGACCCGTGCATATATATATTGGTCTAACTTTAGCTCTTATGCTTTCAGATTAAATGCGTCGAGAATTTCAAAGATTATTACAATTCCAACCAGAAATCCAAAAGGCTTACTTGGATCTATTCCATGGGAAATTGCAATATCGTTGCAAAGTTTGACGCCAAACCTTTTGAGCTGATTGTTACAACATATCAGGTACTCCCCGCTATTTTAAACCCTTGACAAAGTACAAGCGTACAACTACTTCGCTTTGTGAATCGTTTAAAAAACAAACCTTACATTCCCTGCTATTTTGACTGACCAGGCTGCAATGCTTCTGCTATTCAATGGATCTGAACGACTAAGTTACTCTGAGATTGTGACGCAACTAAATCTGCCCGATGACGACGCCATGCGCCTGCTCCATTCACTCTCATGTGCAAAGTATAAGATTCTTAACAAAGTGCCAAGCAACCGAACAATTTCTCCAAATGACGTCTTTCAGGTCAACCACAAATTTACTGACAAAATGAGGAGGATAAAGGTGCGTTCCGTTTCGTAATTCAGTCTTCCTACCTTGTTTCTCAATTTTGCTCTGGTTCTTTCCAGATTAATTCTTGTGTAACCGAATGACTTTGCAATGCGCGTGCAGGTACCACTTCCTCCTACCGACGAGAAGAAGAAGGTTGTCGAGGATGTCAACAAGGACAGGAGGTTCTCGATCGATGCGAGCATCGTGCGCATCATGAAGAGCCGCAAGGTCATGGGCCATCAGCAACTCGTTGCGGAGTGCGTTGAGCAGCTCAGCCGCATGTTCAAGGTCCGTCCATCAAACTCCCAAGTCAATTTAGCTTTTGGATATTGTGATATTACTTTTTTGTGATGCTTACTAGCGTATGTCTCTCGTGCAGCCTGACATCAAAATTATCAAGAGGAGGATCGAGGATCTTATCAGCAGGGAATACTTGGAACGAGACCTTGAGACTGCAAACACCTACAGATACTTAGCTTGATTGATGGACCCGGCAAGTTATTAAAGGATTTGTTCAATTTGTTTCTGTTGATAGCATCTAGCCATGCCGAGACGGGGCTGGCTAAAACAGCTATAGTGGGCTCGTTGTTTTGTAAACAATTATACATTAATACCATTTTGGGGCACTTTCGTGAAAGAGAAAGATGTTGAATTCCCCAAGTGCTTTATAATCTGTTGAACATCTTGTACCTTTTGATTTCCTGCCTTTTTCATTTTGTCTTGACTTACATCATCTGCAACTACTCGAAATGAACAAAGGCACGATTTGCTTACAACAAACTCACTCACAAAAGGCTAGTACTGTGAAACTAACTTTTCCTCCAATCAAATTTCGAGACGGAGATTTCGGCGATTATACCAAATTCAGCATGCACATTTACAGGAAAGATTATTAATATTAAAGCTATCTCCATCCATGACAAAACAAAATCATCATATTTATTCATGGGATTTGCAGATCTGGCCAACGTGAGGCTTTTTAGACATGATCAGCATCTGTACTTGTACATTTAACCTCTTTTGTTCAGAACAACATATCAAAATTCTGAATTTCACAGACAACTATATTCCCTTTTTTCTCACACCTATAGAAATTTGCAAATCACTTAAGACAACCTGCATGACACGAGGCATATTTTTAACGCatcaacatttttaaaataccatGACCAATTTTTTATTGAATGTTGTGAATATTTTTAACTAACTACATGAATTTTActtatattttatttttgaatGCTACTCCCGTTTTATAAAATATGCGTGAAAAATGTTTACACTGCATGAACATTTTTCGAaatgcaattattttaatttaactaAAAATCATttcacaaatataaataaatgtGAGAAAAGAAAGAACGTAAGGAAGAAactaactactccctccgttccaaattacttgaCTCATATTTATCTAGACACTAAACAAGTatagatacatccgtatttagacaaattcAAGTCAACTAATTTGGAACGGAAGGAGTATTACGTACCGTGTCCATTGAGGTGAGGCGAGCTAAGGTCTTGTAATAGGCGAGACATAGTCGCGCCCATAAGAGAGGACATACTGCACAAGCATCATGCTGCATTCAGGTCCTGGGCCAGGACGAGAGGTTGAGCATCTTTGAAAGCCCATAAGTTGAAGTCTAGAACTCCTCTATATACTCCTTTTGATCTCATTTGTCTAAACAAAGTCCCTTTGATCTCACCCGATCTTTAAATCCACAGTATTCTCAAAATTTCATGAACGTTAACACTCATGATCAGTCttaaaaaaaatctattttttcTAAATTGATGATATTTTACAGAAATTGTGAACTTTTCTTGAATCCACAAacatatttaaaaaaaattataaACATTTTTAAAACTTCAGGAACAATATATTGTATTTTTAAAAATCTATGGACTATTTAATATTCATGATATATATTACATAAGTTTTTTAAATAACAATACTCAAATGAAAAAAAATAGTTAGGAGGACTCCCATGTGATGACCGGAAATTGTTAATGGCTTCTTGAAGCCCGATTTTTggggaaaaaataaaaaatcatgTTGAAGTTTCAAACAATTGTGAAAAAATACACATGCATATAGAAAATATACTACATATCTGTAAATTTTCAAGATGAAATACGTTTTGATGTGATCTAGAAAACAATTCATGATTCGCTAACACATGTACTATTCACTATAGGAGTTTATGTTTTTTTTGTGTGTAGATGACATCAAAACTTATTTCATCGTGACACTTTACAGAGATGAAGTATACATCACTATATACATGTCTATTTTTTCGCATttgtttgattttttttcatagtCTCGAGCTCCATGGAGCTCAGGATCCAGAAAATCCTTCTCATGTGACGACGATTAAGCTCCATGTTGCATTCCATTCCTGGGAAGATTCTAAGAGCTTAATTTGTTTGATGCCAATATTCGGCATGTCAATTGTTGGCAAGTCTAAAAAGTTGGCTATCAATTGGTTGCTTCCCAATTGGCTCTGGCCAATCTCTAAAACCTTGtcaattttatttattttttggtTTTGCCAAATGTTAGCATCAAACCAATTAGGCCCTAAGAAACCAGCCAATAAATAGACCCTAGTACAATTCAAAGAAGGGTTACTTATGGATCCTAAATTACAAAAATGAATAAATGGTTTTTCCGGACTTCTA from Triticum urartu cultivar G1812 unplaced genomic scaffold, Tu2.1 TuUngrouped_contig_5176, whole genome shotgun sequence includes:
- the LOC125528876 gene encoding cullin-1-like; the protein is MDQDETPIALEDGWRDMEAGIARLKRILHGVDGTSFTSQEYINLYTMIFNMCTQKPPYDYSEQLYKRYKQALEEYIKSTVLPSLTSKHGEFLLRELVERWKNHKVMVRWLTRFFHYLDRYYVSRKLLLPLKELGLSCFHDLVFGGLKTTLTTIVIDMVDNEREGQLIDRALLKDVVGIYLEIGQGSVSLYELDFEKAFCKGTTDYYSKKAQTWMLEDSCPQYMLKVEDSLQKEKERVGHYLHASTEEKLLEVTILELISWRAEEILYKENSGCRVLLLDGKSEDLSRMYRLFSKIDAGLFHVSKIFKEHVKEEGMSLLKHAADAANGTKNEKKEAVGSPEQEFVRKAIELHDKQLAYVTNCFQDNSAFHKALKAAFEDFCNKDVAGCTSAESLASFCDSILRKGGSEKLSDEVVEETLDKVVTILTYISDKDLFVEFHRKKLGKRLLFDKSANNEHERSLLSKLKQYFGGQFTLKMENMINDVTTARDHQTKFEDYMSKKSSDHRVDFSVTVLQTGSWPSYKTSNINLPSEMIKCVENFKDYYNSNQKSKRLTWIYSMGNCNIVAKFDAKPFELIVTTYQAAMLLLFNGSERLSYSEIVTQLNLPDDDAMRLLHSLSCAKYKILNKVPSNRTISPNDVFQVNHKFTDKMRRIKVPLPPTDEKKKVVEDVNKDRRFSIDASIVRIMKSRKVMGHQQLVAECVEQLSRMFKPDIKIIKRRIEDLISREYLERDLETANTYRYLA